One genomic window of Streptomyces sp. NBC_01276 includes the following:
- a CDS encoding transcriptional regulator, with protein sequence MSRPTGNARFKAARQAAGYRTQQELVDALAARGFHIGLRQARRYEGANPPLPNPEVRQALVDLLGLPLDELGFNVPPGTGPQVTASLIAPANRGPLRTSSAPQPATAGADFLAVTRAHRRLYWTVAPAMLHPAAAAHATLGGQLLDATTGRTRQTLAAALAESWLLAGRIEFFDLREPDRAGDTWVRALQAAGEADDALLGAAILAHMAFIPGWAGQRTAATERMTAARTYARRGQANGHVIAWLDAVEAECATRCGDTRAALDLIAHGETVVEDTAGQPTPEWMDWFSSIRLAAFKGNVQLTAGHLPQARETLLHVLDELPGDADKQRTVILGDLGAVEAAARNPEEAAQYALRALELLEAHWYATGLERVREVRRALGPWEHEQYVRDLDDRLYGWGAVVSALAC encoded by the coding sequence ATGAGCCGACCTACCGGAAACGCCCGGTTCAAAGCAGCCCGCCAAGCCGCCGGCTACCGGACCCAGCAGGAACTCGTGGATGCCCTCGCGGCCCGCGGATTCCACATCGGACTACGGCAGGCTCGCCGCTACGAGGGTGCGAATCCGCCCCTTCCGAACCCAGAAGTACGGCAAGCCCTCGTCGACCTACTCGGCCTGCCCCTCGACGAACTCGGCTTCAACGTGCCTCCCGGCACCGGGCCTCAGGTCACCGCCAGCCTCATCGCGCCCGCGAACCGAGGCCCACTCCGTACGTCCAGCGCACCACAGCCCGCCACCGCCGGGGCCGACTTCCTCGCGGTCACCCGCGCTCATCGCCGGCTGTACTGGACCGTCGCCCCGGCGATGCTGCACCCGGCCGCCGCCGCGCACGCCACCCTCGGCGGACAACTCCTCGACGCGACCACAGGCCGTACCCGACAGACCCTTGCCGCCGCCCTCGCGGAGAGCTGGCTTCTGGCGGGCCGCATCGAGTTCTTCGACCTTCGCGAACCCGATCGTGCCGGCGACACCTGGGTTCGTGCACTCCAGGCGGCCGGAGAGGCCGACGATGCGCTGCTCGGCGCTGCGATCCTCGCCCACATGGCCTTCATTCCCGGGTGGGCTGGGCAGCGCACCGCGGCGACGGAGCGCATGACCGCAGCCCGCACCTACGCGCGCCGCGGGCAGGCCAACGGCCACGTCATCGCCTGGCTCGACGCCGTAGAGGCCGAGTGCGCCACCCGCTGCGGAGACACGCGGGCCGCCCTCGACCTCATCGCGCACGGCGAGACCGTCGTCGAGGACACTGCCGGCCAGCCGACCCCCGAGTGGATGGACTGGTTCAGTTCGATCCGGCTCGCCGCCTTCAAGGGCAACGTCCAACTGACCGCCGGACACCTGCCGCAAGCCCGCGAGACGCTGCTGCACGTGCTCGACGAGCTTCCCGGGGACGCTGACAAGCAGCGCACGGTCATCCTCGGCGACCTCGGCGCGGTCGAGGCTGCTGCCAGGAATCCGGAGGAGGCGGCGCAGTACGCCCTTCGCGCGCTGGAACTGCTGGAGGCACACTGGTATGCCACCGGACTGGAGCGGGTCCGCGAGGTGCGGCGCGCGCTCGGCCCGTGGGAGCACGAGCAGTACGTCCGCGACCTCGATGACCGGCTGTACGGCTGGGGTGCGGTGGTCAGCGCTCTCGCGTGTTGA
- a CDS encoding DUF6415 family natural product biosynthesis protein codes for MNSGEAQIEKLIGQALAPYSQRPGAEGVARLTADLVASGQALHALVSATPHGRRTERAHAALTEWSYFVDAGPTGRGDHAAWNHARVLARILRNMLATVEQQSSRVR; via the coding sequence ATGAATTCCGGCGAAGCACAGATCGAGAAGCTCATCGGGCAGGCACTGGCCCCCTACTCGCAACGGCCGGGCGCCGAGGGCGTCGCCCGTCTCACCGCCGACTTGGTCGCGAGCGGGCAGGCCCTGCACGCCCTGGTCTCCGCCACCCCACACGGCCGGCGGACGGAGCGCGCCCACGCGGCCCTCACCGAGTGGTCGTACTTCGTCGACGCCGGCCCGACGGGGCGGGGTGACCACGCGGCCTGGAACCACGCGCGTGTCCTGGCCCGCATCCTGCGGAACATGCTCGCGACCGTGGAGCAACAGTCGAGCCGGGTTCGGTGA
- a CDS encoding ankyrin repeat domain-containing protein — MSFFEGLIVPDPPRAAEPEEWHLGAYEPPAVEGHPPSDWFVPARIPQTVVVGSGPDTRIVLTGWEVWPRSLVIGVEVFRRRVARDGLRGPGHPRPGADGLRFGLLLADGRRVTTLDGAAWPAPPPTGGGPRPVLTALGGSGGTFRQRVDLHLSQLPPDGELLLVTEWPAEGVPETRTVFDATRLRAAAAGVVEVWPGRQPQAAVRDGEHPGSLGAEAAPSCSRAPSDPQPKPHPTALRPAPIAGRADWQGMGYDGWGDPELIRSRLAAGADPQDPVERPLHRVAGRGAEESVTELARLAGDVDALDEEGRTPLWEAVARGRADNAAALLAAGADAWTPRVAGRSPGSLALTTELAPLFADLPGAVRPDPERVAAQRAADEQARVFRGVHTEGLAVAFVAGVDEEEVIRRLGADPARVPVLDLDAEPGPYGTGPDGFDPYGPQAGWFLGVSGVPGGCLLTHPGGHLAASPAVLAAVSPGGRAYGVYFNPKGGTFGSLSVDGGAVHHEEIGLIARADSPEGFWLHRFWQWGPYGDMYGTGSLAYACDRAGLPITDPGPLLGPPRRWVELPTDSPLRD, encoded by the coding sequence ATGAGCTTCTTCGAAGGGCTGATCGTGCCGGACCCGCCACGGGCGGCCGAACCGGAGGAATGGCACCTCGGTGCCTACGAACCACCGGCGGTCGAGGGCCATCCGCCCTCGGACTGGTTCGTCCCGGCCCGGATCCCGCAGACCGTGGTGGTGGGGTCCGGGCCCGACACCCGGATCGTGCTGACCGGCTGGGAGGTGTGGCCCCGGTCGCTGGTGATCGGGGTCGAGGTCTTCCGGCGCCGCGTCGCCCGGGACGGCCTCCGCGGGCCGGGCCACCCCCGGCCCGGCGCCGACGGGCTGCGCTTCGGCCTGCTGCTGGCGGACGGGCGCCGCGTCACCACCCTGGACGGGGCGGCCTGGCCGGCGCCCCCGCCCACGGGCGGGGGGCCCAGACCCGTCCTCACCGCGCTCGGCGGTTCCGGCGGCACCTTCCGCCAGCGGGTGGACCTGCACCTGTCGCAACTGCCGCCGGACGGCGAGCTGCTCCTGGTGACCGAGTGGCCCGCCGAGGGCGTCCCCGAGACGCGGACCGTCTTCGACGCCACGAGGCTGCGGGCCGCGGCCGCCGGGGTGGTCGAGGTCTGGCCCGGACGCCAGCCGCAGGCCGCCGTGCGGGACGGGGAGCACCCGGGGTCCCTCGGCGCCGAAGCCGCCCCCTCCTGTTCCCGGGCTCCATCGGACCCCCAGCCCAAGCCCCACCCCACCGCTCTCCGGCCCGCGCCCATCGCCGGCCGTGCCGACTGGCAGGGGATGGGGTACGACGGCTGGGGTGACCCGGAGCTGATCCGCTCCCGGCTCGCCGCCGGGGCGGACCCGCAGGACCCCGTGGAGAGGCCGCTGCACCGGGTGGCCGGGCGGGGCGCCGAGGAGTCGGTCACCGAACTGGCCCGCCTGGCCGGGGACGTCGACGCGCTCGACGAGGAGGGCAGGACGCCGCTCTGGGAGGCGGTGGCCCGCGGCCGGGCCGACAACGCCGCGGCACTGCTGGCGGCCGGGGCCGACGCCTGGACGCCCCGCGTCGCGGGCCGCTCGCCCGGGAGCCTCGCGCTCACCACCGAGCTGGCCCCGCTCTTCGCGGACCTGCCGGGTGCGGTGCGCCCGGACCCCGAGCGGGTGGCGGCGCAGCGGGCGGCCGACGAGCAGGCCCGGGTGTTCCGGGGCGTGCACACCGAGGGGCTCGCGGTCGCCTTCGTCGCCGGGGTGGACGAGGAGGAGGTGATCCGCCGGCTGGGGGCCGACCCGGCCCGCGTCCCGGTCCTGGACCTGGACGCGGAGCCCGGACCGTACGGGACGGGCCCCGACGGCTTCGACCCGTACGGCCCGCAGGCCGGGTGGTTCCTCGGGGTGAGCGGGGTGCCGGGCGGCTGCCTCCTGACGCATCCGGGCGGGCACCTGGCGGCCTCGCCCGCCGTCCTGGCCGCGGTGTCGCCGGGCGGACGCGCGTACGGGGTCTACTTCAACCCGAAGGGCGGCACGTTCGGGTCCCTGTCCGTGGACGGCGGCGCCGTGCACCACGAGGAGATCGGCCTCATTGCCCGGGCGGACTCGCCGGAGGGCTTCTGGCTGCACCGCTTCTGGCAGTGGGGCCCGTACGGGGACATGTACGGGACGGGCTCCCTCGCCTATGCCTGCGACCGCGCGGGCCTGCCCATCACCGACCCGGGCCCCCTGCTCGGCCCGCCGCGCCGCTGGGTGGAACTCCCCACGGACAGTCCCCTGCGCGACTGA
- a CDS encoding long-chain fatty acid--CoA ligase, which produces MTTNLRLPGRPEELTLPALLVRNAAEHGELPALSWREGAADWRTLTWSEVRHEVAVLAAGYAALGVERGEHVLLMMGNRPEHWLSDLALVHLGAVPVTVYGTSAPEQIAHIARHSRARVAVVEGAGELPRWEPLLRDPTAPLERLVVAEAAETGPHTAYATVRASGTRLHRADAFEKGWRETRPEDPLTVVYTSGTTGDPKGVRLTHRNIMLQSVRLDRDTDLPEHAEHLCYLPFAHIAERILGIYLPLLRAAHVRLVADPTAVAAAVRERHPVQFFGVPRVWEKLAAGVKAVLAGLPDEQQRAIEGAGALARARAGHRERGEEVPAALEASYAEAKERVLDPLLRMAGLDRLVWTASATAPMPIDVVRFWAGWGITIMDAWGLTETSGVCTVNRRDAFRLGSVGRPIEGLELRIAEDGEILTRGATVFDGYLRPDGTVESAHDAEGWFPTGDVGRLDEDGFLWLTDRKKELIITSTGKNVSPALVENTVKEHPLIGQALVHGDGRSYLVALLVLDPELAPAWAAARGIGTASLAELAEHPAVLEETARAVAAANARLNRTEQIKRYRLLAEEWGPQTGELTPSLKLRRRVVREKYGPLIEELYEAPPEPPR; this is translated from the coding sequence ATGACCACGAACCTGCGACTGCCCGGACGACCCGAAGAGCTCACCCTGCCCGCCCTGCTGGTCCGCAACGCCGCCGAACACGGCGAGCTGCCCGCCCTCTCCTGGCGCGAGGGGGCCGCCGACTGGCGCACCCTCACCTGGAGCGAGGTCCGCCACGAGGTCGCCGTCCTCGCCGCGGGCTACGCGGCCCTCGGCGTCGAGCGCGGCGAACACGTCCTGCTGATGATGGGCAACCGGCCCGAACACTGGCTCAGCGACCTGGCGCTCGTCCACCTCGGCGCCGTCCCCGTCACCGTCTACGGAACCTCGGCGCCCGAGCAGATCGCCCACATAGCGCGCCACAGCCGGGCCCGGGTGGCGGTCGTCGAGGGCGCCGGCGAGCTGCCCCGCTGGGAGCCGCTGCTGAGGGACCCCACGGCGCCCCTGGAGCGGCTGGTGGTGGCCGAGGCCGCCGAGACGGGCCCACACACCGCGTACGCGACCGTGCGGGCGAGCGGCACCCGGCTGCACCGGGCCGACGCCTTCGAGAAGGGCTGGCGCGAGACCCGCCCCGAGGACCCGCTGACGGTGGTCTACACCTCGGGCACCACCGGCGACCCCAAGGGCGTGCGGCTGACCCATCGCAACATCATGCTCCAGTCGGTGCGGCTCGACCGCGACACGGACCTGCCCGAACACGCCGAGCACCTCTGCTACCTGCCCTTCGCGCACATCGCCGAACGGATCCTCGGCATCTACCTGCCGCTGCTGCGGGCGGCCCACGTCCGGCTCGTCGCCGACCCCACCGCCGTGGCCGCCGCGGTCCGCGAACGCCACCCCGTGCAGTTCTTCGGGGTCCCCCGGGTCTGGGAGAAGCTCGCCGCCGGCGTCAAGGCCGTCCTGGCCGGGCTGCCCGACGAGCAGCAGCGGGCCATCGAGGGGGCCGGCGCCCTGGCGCGCGCCAGGGCCGGCCACCGGGAGCGCGGCGAGGAGGTGCCGGCCGCGCTCGAAGCCTCGTACGCCGAGGCGAAGGAGCGGGTGCTGGACCCGTTGCTCCGGATGGCCGGACTGGACCGGCTCGTGTGGACGGCCAGCGCCACCGCGCCGATGCCGATCGACGTGGTCCGCTTCTGGGCGGGCTGGGGGATCACGATCATGGACGCGTGGGGGCTGACCGAGACCTCCGGCGTGTGCACCGTCAACAGGCGGGACGCCTTCCGGCTGGGCTCGGTCGGCCGCCCCATCGAGGGGTTGGAGCTGAGGATCGCCGAGGACGGGGAGATCCTCACCCGCGGGGCCACCGTCTTCGACGGCTATCTGCGCCCGGACGGGACGGTCGAGAGCGCCCACGACGCCGAGGGCTGGTTCCCCACCGGGGACGTGGGCCGGCTCGACGAGGACGGCTTCCTGTGGCTGACCGACCGCAAGAAGGAACTGATCATCACCTCGACGGGCAAGAACGTCTCCCCGGCCCTGGTGGAGAACACCGTCAAGGAACACCCGCTGATCGGCCAGGCCCTCGTCCACGGCGACGGCCGCTCCTACCTGGTCGCCCTCCTGGTCCTGGACCCCGAACTGGCCCCGGCCTGGGCGGCCGCCCGGGGGATCGGGACCGCCTCCCTGGCCGAGCTCGCCGAACACCCGGCGGTCCTGGAGGAGACGGCCCGAGCGGTGGCCGCCGCCAACGCCCGGCTCAACCGCACCGAGCAGATCAAGCGGTACCGGCTGCTCGCCGAGGAATGGGGCCCGCAGACCGGGGAACTGACCCCCTCGCTGAAACTGCGCCGACGGGTGGTCCGGGAGAAGTACGGCCCCCTGATCGAGGAGCTCTACGAGGCCCCGCCCGAGCCCCCGCGGTAG
- a CDS encoding MerR family transcriptional regulator yields MADRATEPMLTVDELASRAGVTVRTVRFYSTRGLLPPPVIGPRRVGHYGPEHLSRLALIEELQHQGMTLSAIQRYLDALPDDLSAHDLAIHRALVATWAPDAAREFSRAELEKRAGRSLSDTDLGRLAAMNVLAEAGEGFRVDVGLLRLGVALLDVPIAHGTILAARTVLMEHARTAAHELTALFRDEVWGPFTEGESDPERVESMKALSAHMQPMVVQALVTAFQRSLKAELRAAFAPEGG; encoded by the coding sequence ATGGCCGACCGGGCGACCGAGCCGATGCTCACCGTGGACGAACTGGCGTCCCGGGCCGGTGTCACCGTCCGCACGGTACGGTTCTACAGCACGCGCGGGCTTTTGCCCCCTCCCGTGATCGGCCCCCGTCGGGTGGGCCACTACGGACCGGAGCACCTGTCGCGGCTGGCGCTCATCGAGGAACTCCAGCACCAGGGCATGACCCTGTCGGCGATCCAGCGCTACCTGGACGCCCTCCCCGACGACCTGAGCGCGCACGATCTGGCCATCCACCGGGCGCTGGTGGCCACCTGGGCCCCGGACGCGGCGCGGGAGTTCTCGCGGGCGGAGCTGGAGAAGCGGGCCGGGCGGAGCCTGTCGGACACCGACCTGGGCAGGCTCGCCGCGATGAACGTGCTCGCGGAGGCGGGCGAGGGGTTCCGGGTGGACGTGGGGCTGTTGCGGCTCGGGGTCGCGCTGCTGGACGTGCCGATCGCGCACGGAACGATCCTCGCGGCCCGTACGGTGCTGATGGAGCACGCGCGAACTGCGGCGCACGAACTGACCGCCCTGTTCCGGGACGAGGTGTGGGGACCGTTCACCGAGGGCGAGAGCGATCCGGAGCGGGTGGAGTCGATGAAGGCGCTGTCGGCGCACATGCAGCCGATGGTGGTGCAGGCCCTGGTGACGGCGTTCCAGCGCTCCCTGAAGGCGGAATTGCGGGCGGCGTTCGCCCCGGAGGGAGGGTAG
- a CDS encoding 1,4-alpha-glucan branching protein, whose protein sequence is MAVIHRTTLTPTKLELLADWLPLRPWYRGTGDVSRLARAGGFRLDDPEGEVGVEFMVVTDASGDGPVAYLVPLTYRGMPLDGAGDGLVGTLEHGVLGKRWVYDGAHDLVLVEQLLALLAGHAAAQAQSESDTPDPTVEVLAGRTGVPAPLAGPGKITDTADSTVIGVGRAGEPGPLFDLTLSRVLRPGSAADGVLGQVLAGWTAPDGSAARGVFAFLSDAGR, encoded by the coding sequence ATGGCAGTCATCCACCGCACCACGCTGACCCCGACCAAGCTCGAACTCCTCGCCGACTGGCTCCCCTTGAGGCCCTGGTATCGGGGCACCGGGGACGTCTCGCGGCTCGCCCGCGCGGGCGGGTTCCGCCTCGACGACCCCGAGGGCGAGGTGGGCGTCGAGTTCATGGTCGTCACCGACGCCTCCGGGGACGGGCCGGTCGCCTACCTGGTCCCGCTCACCTACCGCGGGATGCCGCTGGACGGCGCCGGGGACGGTCTGGTCGGCACGCTCGAACACGGGGTGCTGGGCAAGCGCTGGGTCTACGACGGCGCCCACGACCTCGTCCTGGTCGAACAGTTGCTGGCACTGCTGGCGGGCCACGCTGCGGCGCAGGCTCAGAGCGAGAGCGACACCCCCGACCCGACGGTGGAGGTCCTGGCCGGGCGGACGGGCGTGCCAGCGCCGCTGGCCGGGCCGGGCAAGATCACCGATACCGCCGACTCCACCGTCATCGGGGTGGGACGGGCGGGCGAACCGGGTCCTCTCTTCGACCTCACGCTGTCCCGGGTGCTGCGTCCCGGCTCCGCCGCCGACGGGGTCCTCGGCCAGGTACTGGCCGGCTGGACCGCGCCGGACGGCTCCGCCGCGCGCGGGGTGTTCGCGTTCCTGAGCGACGCCGGCCGCTGA
- a CDS encoding 3-hydroxyacyl-CoA dehydrogenase NAD-binding domain-containing protein produces MTETRTIRWEQDETGIVTLVLDDPDQSANTMNQAFKDSIAAIADRAEAEKDSIRGIVYTSAKKTFFAGGDLKDMIRLRPEDAGLAFETGTAIKRSLRRIETLGVPVVAAINGAALGGGYEICLASHHRIALDAPGSKIGLPEVTLGLLPAGGGVTRTVRLMGIADALLKVLLQGTQYTPQRALDNGLVHELAATPEEMLAKARAFIDANPESKQPWDVPGYKIPGGTPSNPRFAANLPAFPANLKKQLNGAPYPAPRNILACAVEGAQVDFETALTIEARYFTELVTGQTAKNMIQAFFFDLQAVNAGRSRPQGVEPRKVNRVAVLGAGMMGAGIAYSCARAGIEVVLKDVTAEAAAKGKAYSEKLLDKALSRGRTTEAKRAELLARITPTADAADLAGCDAVIEAVFEDTALKHRVFQEVQDVIAPDALLCSNTSTLPISGLAEGVKRPADFIGLHFFSPVDKMPLVEIIKGERTGDEAIARAFDLVRQINKTPIVVNDSRGFFTSRVIGQFINEGVAMVGEGVEPASVEQAAAQAGYPAKVLSLMDELTLTLPRKIRNETRKAFEAEGRTWTEHPADTVIDRMVDEFGRPGRSGGGGFYEYDESGRRTRIWPGLREHFAKPDASIPFEDMKERMLFAEALDTVRCLDEGVLTSIADANIGSIMGIGFPAWTGGVIQYINGYEGGPAGFVARARELAASYGERFTPPASLVAKAERGETYSD; encoded by the coding sequence ATGACCGAGACCCGCACCATCCGCTGGGAACAGGACGAGACCGGCATCGTCACGCTGGTCCTCGACGACCCGGACCAGTCCGCCAACACCATGAACCAGGCCTTCAAGGACTCCATCGCGGCGATCGCCGACCGCGCCGAGGCCGAGAAGGACTCCATCCGGGGCATCGTCTACACCTCCGCGAAGAAGACCTTCTTCGCCGGCGGCGACCTCAAGGACATGATCCGGCTGCGCCCCGAGGACGCGGGCCTCGCCTTCGAGACCGGCACCGCCATCAAGCGCTCGCTGCGCCGCATCGAGACCCTCGGCGTGCCCGTGGTCGCCGCGATCAACGGCGCCGCCCTCGGCGGCGGTTACGAGATCTGCCTCGCCTCCCACCACCGGATCGCCCTCGACGCGCCCGGCTCCAAGATCGGCCTGCCCGAGGTCACCCTCGGCCTGCTCCCGGCGGGCGGCGGCGTCACCCGTACCGTCCGCCTGATGGGCATCGCCGACGCCCTGCTCAAGGTCCTGCTCCAGGGCACCCAGTACACCCCGCAGCGCGCCCTCGACAACGGCCTCGTGCACGAGCTGGCCGCCACCCCCGAGGAGATGCTCGCCAAGGCCCGCGCCTTCATCGACGCCAACCCCGAGTCGAAGCAGCCGTGGGACGTACCCGGCTACAAGATCCCCGGCGGCACCCCGTCCAACCCGCGCTTCGCCGCCAACCTCCCGGCCTTCCCGGCCAACCTCAAGAAGCAGCTGAACGGTGCCCCCTACCCGGCGCCCCGCAACATCCTGGCCTGCGCCGTCGAAGGCGCGCAGGTGGACTTCGAGACCGCGCTGACCATCGAGGCACGGTACTTCACCGAGCTGGTCACCGGCCAGACCGCCAAGAACATGATCCAGGCGTTCTTCTTCGACCTCCAGGCCGTCAACGCCGGCCGCAGCCGCCCGCAGGGCGTCGAGCCCCGCAAGGTCAACCGGGTCGCCGTCCTCGGCGCCGGCATGATGGGCGCGGGCATCGCCTACTCCTGCGCCCGCGCGGGCATCGAGGTGGTCCTCAAGGACGTCACCGCCGAGGCCGCCGCCAAGGGCAAGGCGTACTCCGAGAAGCTCCTCGACAAGGCGCTCTCCCGGGGCCGCACCACCGAGGCCAAGCGGGCCGAGCTGCTGGCCCGGATCACCCCGACCGCCGACGCCGCCGACCTGGCGGGCTGCGACGCCGTCATCGAGGCCGTCTTCGAGGACACCGCCCTCAAGCACAGGGTGTTCCAGGAGGTCCAGGACGTCATCGCCCCCGACGCGCTGCTCTGCTCCAACACCTCCACCCTGCCGATCTCCGGGCTCGCGGAGGGCGTGAAGCGTCCCGCCGACTTCATCGGCCTGCACTTCTTCTCGCCCGTCGACAAGATGCCCCTCGTCGAGATCATCAAGGGCGAGCGCACCGGCGACGAGGCCATCGCCCGCGCCTTCGACCTGGTCCGTCAGATCAACAAGACCCCGATCGTGGTCAACGACTCGCGCGGCTTCTTCACCTCGCGCGTCATCGGCCAGTTCATCAACGAGGGCGTGGCCATGGTCGGCGAGGGCGTGGAGCCCGCCTCCGTCGAGCAGGCCGCCGCCCAGGCCGGGTACCCGGCCAAGGTGCTCTCGCTGATGGACGAGCTCACGCTCACCCTGCCGCGCAAGATCCGCAACGAGACCCGCAAGGCCTTCGAGGCCGAGGGCCGCACCTGGACCGAACACCCCGCCGACACCGTCATCGACCGGATGGTGGACGAGTTCGGCCGCCCCGGCCGCAGCGGCGGCGGCGGCTTCTACGAGTACGACGAGTCGGGCCGGCGGACCCGGATCTGGCCCGGCCTGCGCGAGCACTTCGCCAAGCCGGACGCCAGCATCCCCTTCGAGGACATGAAGGAGCGGATGCTCTTCGCCGAGGCGCTGGACACCGTCCGCTGCCTCGACGAGGGCGTGCTCACCTCGATCGCCGACGCCAACATCGGCTCCATCATGGGCATCGGCTTCCCGGCCTGGACCGGCGGCGTGATCCAGTACATCAACGGCTACGAGGGCGGCCCGGCGGGCTTCGTCGCCCGCGCCCGCGAGCTGGCCGCCAGCTACGGCGAGCGCTTCACCCCGCCCGCCTCCCTCGTGGCCAAGGCCGAGCGGGGCGAGACGTACAGCGACTGA
- a CDS encoding acetyl-CoA C-acetyltransferase produces MSTEAYVYDAIRTPRGRGKANGALHGTKPIDLVVGLIHALRERNPGLDPAGIDDIVLGVVGPVGDQGSDIARVAAIAAGLPDTVAGVQENRFCASGLEAVNLAAAKVRSGWEDLVLAGGVESMSRVPMASDGGAWFNDPMTNWDVNFVPQGIGADLIATIEGFSRRDVDEYAALSQERAATAIKDGRFAGSVVPVTDRNGLVVLDHDEFVRPGTTADTLAKLKPSFADIGDLGGFDAVALQKYHWVEKIDHVHHAGNSSGIVDGASLVAIGSREAGERHGLRPRARIVSAAVSGSEPTIMLTGPAPATRKALAKAGLTIDDIDLVEINEAFAGVVLRFVKDMGLSLDKVNVNGGAIALGHPLGATGAMILGTVVDELERQDKRYGLVTLCVGGGMGVATIVERL; encoded by the coding sequence GTGAGCACCGAAGCGTACGTGTACGACGCGATCCGCACGCCGCGCGGACGCGGCAAGGCCAACGGCGCCCTGCACGGCACCAAGCCGATCGACCTGGTCGTCGGCCTCATCCACGCCCTGCGCGAGCGCAACCCCGGCCTGGACCCCGCCGGCATCGACGACATCGTGCTCGGCGTCGTCGGCCCCGTCGGCGACCAGGGCTCCGACATCGCACGCGTCGCGGCCATCGCCGCCGGCCTCCCGGACACCGTGGCGGGCGTCCAGGAGAACCGCTTCTGTGCCTCCGGCCTGGAAGCCGTCAACCTGGCCGCCGCCAAGGTCCGCTCCGGCTGGGAGGACCTGGTCCTCGCGGGCGGCGTGGAGTCCATGTCCCGGGTCCCGATGGCCTCCGACGGCGGCGCCTGGTTCAACGACCCGATGACGAACTGGGACGTCAACTTCGTCCCGCAGGGCATCGGCGCCGACCTGATCGCCACCATCGAGGGCTTCTCCCGCCGGGACGTCGACGAGTACGCCGCCCTCTCCCAGGAGCGCGCCGCGACGGCCATCAAGGACGGCCGCTTCGCCGGGTCGGTCGTGCCGGTCACCGACCGCAACGGCCTCGTGGTCCTGGACCACGACGAGTTCGTCCGCCCGGGAACCACCGCCGACACCCTCGCCAAGCTGAAGCCCTCCTTCGCCGACATCGGCGACCTCGGCGGCTTCGACGCCGTCGCGCTGCAGAAGTACCACTGGGTGGAGAAGATCGACCACGTCCACCACGCGGGCAACTCCTCCGGCATCGTCGACGGCGCCTCCCTCGTCGCCATCGGGTCCCGCGAGGCCGGCGAACGCCACGGCCTGCGCCCGCGCGCCCGGATCGTCTCGGCGGCCGTCTCCGGATCCGAGCCCACCATCATGCTCACCGGCCCGGCCCCGGCCACCCGCAAGGCCCTCGCCAAGGCCGGACTGACCATCGACGACATCGACCTCGTCGAGATCAACGAGGCCTTCGCCGGCGTCGTGCTGCGCTTCGTCAAGGACATGGGCCTGTCCCTCGACAAGGTCAACGTCAACGGCGGCGCCATCGCGCTCGGCCACCCGCTCGGCGCCACCGGTGCCATGATCCTCGGCACCGTCGTCGACGAACTGGAGCGCCAGGACAAGCGCTACGGGCTCGTCACCCTCTGCGTCGGCGGCGGCATGGGCGTCGCCACCATCGTCGAACGCCTCTAG